In Picosynechococcus sp. PCC 7002, the following are encoded in one genomic region:
- a CDS encoding potassium channel family protein, whose amino-acid sequence MLVALFLLGTSWFIVVEQWSWVDAAYMTMITLATVGFGEIHPLGDRSRIFTIILIFLGLIAVGYIVNRFIEAMISGYFQEIKKLKQYQQQISRLNNHYIVCGLGRTGQQVAREFLAENIPFVVIDQDPDIIEAAQDQGYICIQGDATLDQHLHEAKIDRATCLVAALSSDAENLYTVLSAKTLNPKIRAIARASTEEAVEKLRRAGADAVVSPYITGGRRLAAAALRPQVMDFVDGILTGAERSYYLEEIRVDSNCGGYIGKSLSEARLRVQSGALVLAIRRQDGSLIPGPTGDTLLLSGDFLICMGTAEQLRKLNSILIPVQTDGPLRPPQR is encoded by the coding sequence ATGCTTGTGGCGCTGTTTCTGCTGGGGACAAGTTGGTTCATTGTCGTGGAGCAGTGGTCGTGGGTAGATGCGGCCTACATGACGATGATCACCTTAGCCACGGTGGGCTTTGGGGAAATTCATCCCCTAGGCGATCGCTCTCGGATATTCACTATTATTCTGATTTTTTTGGGCTTGATTGCGGTTGGTTATATCGTCAACCGTTTCATCGAAGCAATGATTAGCGGCTATTTTCAGGAGATAAAAAAATTGAAACAGTATCAGCAGCAAATTAGTCGTCTCAATAACCATTACATTGTTTGTGGCCTCGGTCGCACGGGGCAGCAGGTGGCCCGGGAATTTCTCGCCGAGAATATTCCCTTTGTCGTCATTGACCAAGATCCCGACATTATCGAAGCCGCTCAGGATCAAGGCTATATTTGTATTCAAGGAGATGCCACCCTCGATCAACATCTCCATGAAGCGAAAATCGACCGGGCAACTTGTTTGGTGGCGGCCCTCAGCTCCGATGCAGAAAATCTCTATACGGTACTCTCTGCCAAAACATTGAATCCAAAAATTCGGGCGATCGCCAGGGCCAGTACCGAAGAAGCCGTGGAAAAATTACGCCGCGCCGGAGCCGATGCCGTTGTTTCTCCCTACATTACCGGGGGACGTCGCCTGGCCGCCGCGGCCCTTAGACCCCAGGTTATGGATTTTGTTGATGGCATTTTGACTGGCGCAGAACGGTCTTACTACCTCGAAGAAATCCGTGTGGATAGCAATTGCGGCGGTTACATTGGCAAAAGCCTCAGTGAAGCCCGACTCAGGGTACAGTCCGGTGCCCTCGTCCTCGCCATTCGCCGTCAAGATGGCAGCCTTATTCCTGGGCCGACGGGTGATACCTTACTGTTATCTGGGGACTTTTTAATTTGCAT
- a CDS encoding acetylornithine transaminase yields MSPQTLLNHSPAQSFNPTQFDQYVMHTYGRFPVAIAKGEGCRLWDTEGKSYLDFVAGIATCTLGHAHPALIQAVSAQIQKLHHISNLYYIPEQGALAQWIVEHSCADKVFFCNSGAEANEAAIKLVRKYAHTVSDFLEQPVILSAKSSFHGRTLATITATGQPKYQKHFDPLPDGFAYVPYNDIRALEEAITDIDEGNRRVAAIMLEALQGEGGVRPGDVEYFKAVRRICDENGILLVLDEVQVGVGRTGKYWGYENLGIEPDIFTSAKGLAGGIPIGAMMCKDSCAVFNPGEHASTFGGNPFSCAAALAVVETLEQENLLENVNARGEQLRAGLKTLAEKYPYFSDVRGWGLINGMEIKADLELTSIEVVKAAMEKGLLLAPAGPKVLRFVPPLIVSAAEINEAIALLDQTLAAMAL; encoded by the coding sequence GTGAGTCCCCAAACGCTACTGAACCATTCCCCAGCCCAAAGCTTTAACCCAACTCAGTTCGATCAGTATGTGATGCATACCTATGGGCGCTTTCCGGTGGCGATCGCCAAGGGGGAAGGATGTCGTCTGTGGGATACCGAAGGGAAAAGTTACCTCGATTTTGTCGCAGGCATTGCCACCTGCACCCTGGGCCATGCTCACCCAGCCCTGATCCAAGCGGTCAGTGCGCAGATTCAAAAACTGCACCATATTTCTAACCTCTACTACATCCCAGAGCAAGGCGCTTTAGCCCAGTGGATCGTCGAACATTCCTGTGCCGATAAAGTCTTTTTCTGTAACTCCGGGGCCGAAGCCAACGAAGCGGCGATTAAATTAGTCCGTAAATATGCCCACACCGTCTCAGATTTCCTCGAACAACCCGTGATCCTTTCGGCGAAATCGAGCTTCCACGGGCGTACCCTTGCGACGATTACCGCCACCGGACAACCCAAATACCAAAAACATTTCGACCCGCTCCCCGATGGGTTTGCCTATGTGCCCTACAACGACATTCGCGCCCTCGAAGAAGCGATCACCGACATCGATGAAGGTAACCGCCGCGTCGCTGCCATTATGCTCGAAGCCCTCCAGGGAGAAGGGGGCGTCCGGCCTGGTGATGTGGAATATTTCAAAGCAGTGCGGCGCATTTGTGACGAAAACGGAATTCTCCTTGTCCTCGATGAAGTGCAAGTTGGGGTCGGGAGAACTGGCAAATACTGGGGCTACGAAAACCTCGGCATTGAACCGGATATTTTCACCAGTGCGAAGGGATTAGCGGGAGGAATCCCCATTGGCGCGATGATGTGCAAGGATTCCTGTGCGGTCTTTAACCCTGGGGAACACGCCAGCACCTTCGGCGGTAACCCATTCTCCTGTGCGGCGGCCCTAGCGGTGGTTGAAACCCTCGAACAGGAAAACCTACTCGAAAATGTCAATGCCCGTGGGGAGCAGCTCCGGGCGGGTTTAAAAACCCTGGCCGAAAAATATCCCTACTTCAGCGATGTCCGGGGCTGGGGTTTGATCAATGGTATGGAAATTAAAGCAGACCTCGAACTCACCTCCATTGAAGTGGTCAAAGCAGCTATGGAAAAGGGTCTACTGTTGGCTCCCGCTGGCCCGAAGGTACTCCGATTTGTGCCGCCTCTGATTGTTTCCGCCGCAGAAATCAATGAGGCGATCGCCCTTTTAGACCAGACCCTCGCTGCCATGGCTCTCTAA
- a CDS encoding B12-binding domain-containing radical SAM protein, which translates to MRVLLIYPVFPPTFWSYEKILELVNRKVLLPPLGLITVAAILPQEWEFKLVDRNIRAVTEAEWEWADLVLMSAMIVQKDDLLDQIKEAKKRDKLVAVGGPYPTSVPEEVQDVGADFLILDEGEITLPMFVEAVNNGATSGTFRAEEKPDVTTTPVPRYDLLELDQYDSMSVQFSRGCPFQCEFCDIIVLYGRKPRTKTPEQLLKELDCLYELGWRRSIFMVDDNFIGNKRNVKLLLKALKEWQREHQYPFRFNTEASVDLADDPELMDLMVECFFDAVFLGIETPDEESLQLTKKFQNTRSSLAESIDKIIQAGLRPMAGFIIGFDGEKKGAGDRIIKFAELTAIPTTTFAMLQALPNTALWHRLEAEGRLRAKKDGNINQTTLMNFIPTRPLEDIANEYVHAFWQLYDPHLYLDRIYRCFLKLGAPKCHPPAKLPSLVDLKALAIVIWRQGIKRDTRWRFWHHLFGILRHNPAVFEHYLTLCAHNEHFLEYRQIVKDSIETQLTEFLEQEETSTPTPVTV; encoded by the coding sequence ATGCGTGTCCTCCTCATTTATCCGGTTTTTCCGCCCACCTTTTGGTCCTACGAAAAAATCCTTGAACTGGTCAACCGCAAGGTGCTGCTGCCCCCCTTGGGCTTGATTACTGTGGCGGCGATTTTACCCCAAGAATGGGAATTTAAGCTGGTTGACCGCAATATCCGTGCTGTCACCGAAGCGGAATGGGAATGGGCCGATCTGGTCTTGATGTCGGCAATGATCGTCCAAAAGGATGACCTCCTCGATCAAATCAAAGAAGCCAAAAAACGAGATAAATTAGTGGCCGTTGGTGGCCCCTACCCGACGTCGGTACCTGAAGAAGTCCAGGATGTGGGGGCGGACTTTTTGATCCTCGATGAAGGAGAAATCACCCTGCCGATGTTTGTGGAGGCCGTTAATAATGGCGCAACCTCAGGCACCTTTCGGGCTGAGGAAAAACCCGATGTCACCACCACCCCTGTCCCCCGTTATGATCTGCTGGAATTGGATCAATATGATTCGATGTCGGTGCAATTTTCCCGGGGCTGTCCCTTCCAATGTGAATTTTGTGACATCATCGTCCTCTATGGGCGCAAACCCCGCACCAAAACCCCAGAGCAGCTTCTTAAGGAATTAGATTGCCTCTACGAATTGGGTTGGCGACGGAGTATTTTCATGGTGGATGATAATTTCATCGGCAATAAACGCAATGTCAAACTCCTCCTCAAGGCCCTTAAGGAATGGCAACGGGAACATCAATATCCTTTCCGCTTCAATACTGAAGCTTCGGTGGATCTCGCTGACGATCCAGAGCTGATGGATTTGATGGTGGAATGTTTCTTTGATGCGGTTTTCCTGGGTATTGAAACCCCTGACGAAGAGAGTTTGCAACTGACGAAAAAATTTCAAAATACCCGCAGTTCCCTCGCTGAATCCATTGACAAAATTATTCAAGCGGGATTGCGACCCATGGCAGGCTTTATCATCGGCTTCGATGGGGAGAAAAAAGGGGCAGGCGATCGCATTATCAAATTTGCAGAACTGACGGCGATCCCCACCACCACCTTTGCGATGCTCCAGGCGTTACCGAATACGGCTCTCTGGCACCGCCTCGAAGCAGAAGGACGACTCCGGGCGAAAAAGGACGGCAACATCAACCAAACGACCCTGATGAATTTCATCCCTACTCGTCCCCTCGAAGACATCGCCAATGAGTATGTCCACGCCTTTTGGCAACTCTACGATCCCCACCTTTATTTGGACCGCATTTACCGTTGTTTCCTGAAATTGGGCGCGCCCAAATGTCATCCCCCGGCCAAGTTGCCCAGCCTGGTCGATCTCAAGGCATTGGCGATCGTCATTTGGCGACAGGGCATTAAACGGGATACCCGCTGGCGCTTCTGGCACCATTTATTTGGTATTTTGCGCCACAATCCGGCAGTTTTTGAGCATTACCTCACCCTCTGCGCCCACAACGAGCATTTCCTGGAATATCGCCAGATCGTCAAAGACAGCATCGAAACCCAGTTAACGGAATTTTTAGAACAGGAAGAAACCTCTACTCCCACCCCCGTTACGGTGTAA
- a CDS encoding DUF5818 domain-containing protein, translating to MQELTGRIAHQSLGVGVWVLETAAGVNYELRDLPQVYQQPGLQVTVTGEVLADTVSVAMVGPIFAVDTVTKL from the coding sequence ATGCAAGAGTTAACGGGGCGCATTGCCCATCAATCCTTAGGTGTTGGCGTATGGGTTCTCGAAACAGCAGCGGGGGTCAACTATGAACTGCGGGATTTACCCCAGGTCTATCAGCAGCCAGGGCTGCAAGTTACTGTAACGGGAGAAGTCCTCGCCGATACGGTTTCTGTTGCCATGGTGGGGCCAATTTTCGCCGTGGATACCGTTACAAAACTTTAG
- the fbp gene encoding class 1 fructose-bisphosphatase — translation MPDHNNDITQSPSLDRDCTTLSRHVLQQLQSFDTAAQDISAIMNRIALAGKLVARRLSRAGLMEGVLGFTGEENVQGESVKRMDLYANDVFISVFKQSGLVCRLASEEMEKPYYIPENCPIGRYTLLYDPIDGSSNVDINLNVGSIFSIRQQEGMDLDGDAADLLQNGHKQIAAGYILYGPSTMLVYSIGTGVHSFILDPSLGEFILAEENITMPNHGSIYSVNEGNFWQWEDSIRDYIRYMHRHEGYTARYSGALVGDLHRILMQGGVFLYPGTKKKPEGKLRLLYETAPLAWLIEQAGGKASTGTMPLLDFVPTYLHQRTPTILGSVENVELVESFIQEAERETVGV, via the coding sequence ATGCCAGATCACAATAACGACATTACCCAAAGTCCCAGTCTTGACCGCGACTGCACCACCCTCTCCCGCCACGTTTTGCAACAGCTCCAGAGCTTCGACACGGCAGCCCAGGACATCAGCGCCATCATGAATCGCATTGCCCTCGCCGGAAAGCTCGTTGCCCGTCGCCTCAGTCGCGCTGGCTTGATGGAAGGGGTACTCGGCTTCACAGGGGAAGAAAATGTCCAAGGAGAATCTGTCAAACGGATGGATCTCTATGCCAACGATGTCTTTATTTCCGTTTTCAAACAAAGTGGCCTCGTCTGTCGCCTCGCCTCCGAGGAAATGGAAAAACCCTACTACATTCCTGAAAACTGCCCCATCGGTCGCTATACGCTGCTCTACGATCCGATTGATGGCTCCTCCAATGTCGATATTAATCTCAACGTGGGGTCTATTTTTTCCATTCGCCAACAAGAAGGCATGGACCTCGACGGAGACGCCGCCGACCTCCTCCAAAATGGCCATAAACAGATTGCTGCTGGTTATATTCTCTATGGCCCTTCGACCATGTTGGTTTACTCCATTGGCACAGGGGTTCACTCGTTTATTCTCGATCCCAGTTTGGGGGAATTTATCCTCGCTGAAGAAAACATCACAATGCCCAACCATGGCTCGATCTACAGCGTCAATGAGGGGAATTTTTGGCAGTGGGAAGATTCGATTCGAGATTACATCCGCTATATGCACCGCCACGAAGGTTACACGGCCCGCTACAGCGGTGCCCTCGTGGGGGATCTACACCGCATCCTGATGCAGGGGGGCGTCTTTCTCTATCCGGGCACAAAGAAAAAGCCAGAGGGCAAACTGCGCCTCCTCTATGAAACCGCACCGTTAGCTTGGCTCATTGAACAGGCCGGGGGGAAAGCCAGCACAGGCACTATGCCGCTCCTGGATTTTGTGCCGACCTATCTCCACCAGCGCACCCCGACAATCCTCGGCAGTGTGGAAAATGTGGAATTGGTTGAATCGTTTATCCAAGAGGCAGAGCGGGAAACCGTCGGTGTTTAA